From the genome of Flavobacterium ovatum, one region includes:
- the rplS gene encoding 50S ribosomal protein L19 — MANLIDFVNSEYVAKKDFPEFGAGDTITVYYEIKEGEKTRTQFFKGVVIQRRGSGSTETFTIRKMSGAVGVERIFPVNLPALQKVEINKKGSVRRARIFYFRELTGKKARIKDKRR; from the coding sequence ATGGCAAATTTAATTGATTTCGTTAATAGCGAATATGTTGCAAAAAAAGATTTCCCTGAATTCGGAGCTGGAGATACAATCACAGTTTACTACGAAATTAAAGAGGGTGAAAAAACTAGAACTCAGTTTTTCAAAGGAGTAGTAATCCAAAGAAGAGGTTCTGGAAGTACTGAAACTTTTACAATCCGTAAAATGTCAGGCGCAGTTGGAGTTGAGCGTATCTTCCCTGTTAACTTGCCAGCTTTACAAAAAGTTGAAATCAACAAGAAAGGTTCAGTTCGTAGAGCTAGAATTTTCTACTTCAGAGAACTTACTGGTAAAAAAGCAAGAATCAAAGACAAAAGAAGATAG
- the trmD gene encoding tRNA (guanosine(37)-N1)-methyltransferase TrmD, translated as MRIDIITVLPELLRSPFEASIMKRAIDKGLVEVHFHNLRDYTTNKQKSVDDYAYGGGAGMVMNVQPIDDCITHLKTERTYDEIIYMSPDGETLNQKMCNTMSMYENIIILCGHYKGVDQRVRDHFITKEISIGDYVLSGGELGALVLSDALIRLIPGVLSDETSALTDSFQDGLLSGPIYTRPADYKGWKVPDILLSGHSGKIDKWREDMAYEHTKTRRPDLLEEN; from the coding sequence ATGCGTATCGATATTATTACCGTTTTACCTGAATTATTAAGAAGTCCGTTTGAAGCTTCGATTATGAAGCGTGCTATTGACAAAGGACTGGTTGAAGTTCATTTTCATAATTTAAGGGATTACACGACTAACAAACAAAAAAGTGTGGATGATTACGCTTATGGTGGTGGTGCTGGAATGGTGATGAACGTACAACCAATTGACGATTGTATTACCCATTTGAAAACCGAAAGAACTTATGACGAAATTATCTATATGTCGCCTGATGGAGAAACCTTAAATCAAAAGATGTGTAACACCATGTCTATGTATGAGAATATCATTATTCTTTGTGGACATTACAAAGGAGTAGATCAACGAGTGAGAGATCACTTTATTACCAAAGAAATTTCGATTGGTGATTATGTTTTGAGTGGTGGTGAACTAGGTGCTTTGGTTTTATCGGATGCATTAATACGATTAATTCCTGGAGTTTTGAGTGATGAAACCTCGGCTTTGACAGATAGTTTTCAAGATGGCTTATTGTCAGGACCTATATATACAAGACCCGCAGATTACAAAGGATGGAAAGTTCCCGATATTTTACTGAGTGGCCATTCTGGAAAAATTGACAAATGGCGCGAGGATATGGCGTATGAACATACAAAAACGAGACGACCGGACTTGCTTGAAGAGAATTAG
- a CDS encoding alpha/beta hydrolase, with amino-acid sequence MKFKFLIGLFFLTLGSFAQREQLQWLDINLSNYDYPYPVHFIPVNIQQQELKMEYMDVKPDNYNGKNILLLHGKNFNGAYWKTTIEALTKKGFRVIVPDQIGFGKSSKPDNFQYSFQQLAQNTKQILDSLGIKKTAVLGHSMGGMVATRFALLYPEVTEKLILENPIGLEDWKLKVPYKNVDWWYKNELKQSYEGIKKYQLESYYDGKWKPEYDQWVNLLAGWTLNSDFKKIAWNSALAYDMIFTQPVVYEFQNIKVPTLLIIGTRDRTALGKPLVTEEIRNTMGLYSVLGKETQKKIANSKLVEIPNIGHMPHIESFDKFIQPLTAFLEK; translated from the coding sequence ATGAAATTCAAATTTTTGATAGGACTCTTTTTTTTAACACTAGGGTCTTTCGCTCAACGAGAACAACTGCAATGGCTAGATATAAATTTGAGTAATTATGATTATCCTTATCCCGTACATTTTATCCCGGTAAACATTCAGCAGCAAGAACTCAAAATGGAGTACATGGATGTGAAACCAGATAATTATAATGGGAAAAATATTCTCTTGCTTCACGGTAAGAACTTCAACGGAGCGTATTGGAAAACAACTATAGAAGCCTTGACAAAAAAAGGATTCCGTGTAATTGTACCAGACCAAATAGGTTTTGGGAAATCATCAAAACCCGATAATTTTCAATATTCTTTTCAACAACTAGCGCAGAATACCAAACAGATATTAGATAGTTTAGGAATCAAAAAAACGGCTGTTTTAGGTCATTCTATGGGCGGAATGGTAGCCACTCGTTTTGCATTGCTATATCCTGAAGTTACAGAGAAATTGATTCTTGAAAATCCAATAGGTTTAGAAGATTGGAAACTTAAAGTACCTTATAAAAATGTAGATTGGTGGTACAAAAACGAATTGAAGCAAAGTTACGAAGGGATCAAGAAATACCAATTAGAGAGTTATTATGACGGCAAATGGAAGCCAGAATATGATCAGTGGGTAAATCTGTTGGCGGGTTGGACTTTAAATTCTGACTTTAAAAAAATAGCCTGGAACTCCGCTTTAGCGTATGACATGATTTTTACGCAGCCTGTAGTGTATGAATTTCAAAACATAAAGGTGCCAACACTTTTAATTATTGGAACGCGAGATAGAACGGCTTTAGGAAAACCATTAGTAACCGAAGAGATTAGAAATACAATGGGATTGTACTCCGTTCTAGGTAAAGAAACTCAAAAGAAAATTGCGAATTCTAAATTAGTCGAAATTCCAAATATTGGACACATGCCACATATCGAAAGTTTTGATAAATTTATTCAGCCGCTAACAGCGTTTTTAGAAAAATAA
- a CDS encoding peroxiredoxin-like family protein, whose protein sequence is MNIENSTISLQATLDNAKNAWEVKAPEQIKEIYAEGIADVTRQNVIANAIKNDDIAPDFILTNATGKEVKLSDYLKKGPVVLTWYRGGWCPYCNMTLHYLQEQLPNIQLKGANLLALTPELPDKSMSTAEKHQLQFEVLSDIGNKVAKEYGIVFKLTDDVAASYQKGFDLHGYNGDESDELPLAATYVIDQQGKIVYTFLDAEYRNRAEADAILKALEALKK, encoded by the coding sequence ATGAATATAGAAAATAGCACAATCAGTTTACAAGCCACTTTAGATAATGCAAAGAACGCTTGGGAAGTAAAAGCACCAGAACAAATTAAAGAGATTTATGCTGAAGGAATTGCTGATGTAACACGTCAAAACGTGATTGCAAACGCGATAAAAAATGATGATATAGCACCGGATTTTATCCTTACAAATGCCACTGGAAAAGAAGTGAAATTGAGTGATTATCTTAAAAAAGGACCTGTTGTTTTAACGTGGTACCGTGGCGGATGGTGTCCTTATTGCAATATGACCTTGCATTATTTGCAAGAGCAATTGCCTAATATTCAATTAAAAGGAGCAAACTTATTAGCACTAACTCCTGAGTTGCCGGATAAATCAATGTCAACTGCTGAAAAACACCAATTGCAATTTGAAGTATTGAGTGATATAGGAAACAAAGTAGCTAAAGAATATGGAATCGTTTTTAAACTGACTGATGATGTTGCGGCTTCTTATCAAAAAGGATTTGATTTACATGGTTATAACGGTGATGAATCGGATGAATTACCTTTGGCCGCCACTTATGTAATTGATCAACAAGGGAAAATTGTCTATACATTCTTAGATGCTGAATATAGAAATAGAGCTGAAGCAGATGCTATCTTGAAAGCTCTTGAGGCTCTTAAGAAATAA
- a CDS encoding TerC family protein produces MEVFLNPDAWIALLTLTFLEIVLGIDNIIFISIATGKLPEEDRKRATKIGMFLAMFMRIALLFGINLLIQMKEPWFTVDLPWFQAGITGQSLILLAGGLFLIYKSTNEIREKVDHKGDEEAELGKAAAKSFQSVIIQIIMIDLVFSFDSILTAVGMTNGVEGALYIMVTAVVISVFIMMQFAVPVGTFVNKNPSIQILGLAFLILIGMMLLTESAHLSNALIFGSHVTPIPKGYLYFAISFSLFVEMLNMKSAKKK; encoded by the coding sequence ATGGAAGTATTTTTGAATCCGGATGCTTGGATTGCCTTATTAACCTTGACTTTTCTCGAAATAGTCCTAGGTATTGACAATATTATTTTTATCTCGATTGCTACCGGTAAATTACCCGAGGAAGACCGTAAAAGAGCTACTAAAATCGGGATGTTCCTAGCGATGTTTATGCGTATTGCGTTATTATTTGGAATCAACTTGTTAATCCAAATGAAAGAACCTTGGTTTACGGTTGATTTACCTTGGTTTCAAGCTGGAATTACGGGACAAAGTTTGATTTTACTTGCGGGTGGATTGTTTTTAATTTATAAAAGCACGAATGAAATCCGTGAAAAGGTGGATCATAAAGGGGATGAAGAGGCCGAATTAGGTAAAGCCGCCGCTAAATCGTTCCAAAGTGTGATTATTCAAATTATTATGATTGACTTGGTTTTCTCCTTTGATAGTATTCTGACGGCTGTGGGGATGACTAATGGTGTTGAAGGGGCTTTGTATATTATGGTAACGGCAGTAGTGATTTCAGTTTTTATCATGATGCAATTTGCGGTTCCAGTGGGAACTTTTGTGAACAAAAATCCATCGATTCAGATTTTAGGATTAGCCTTTTTGATTTTGATTGGTATGATGCTATTGACAGAAAGTGCACATTTATCTAATGCTTTAATCTTTGGTAGTCACGTGACTCCTATTCCTAAAGGATATTTATACTTTGCAATTTCATTTTCTCTATTTGTAGAAATGTTGAATATGAAGAGTGCTAAAAAGAAATAA
- a CDS encoding DNA topoisomerase IV has product MKKIVLIGGLLFLAACKEPARDCTDFKTGKFKFESEIDGVMKTTFFERNDSIEIETYEGKTDTASIRWVNDCEYVLRKLHPKSMAEEKAVNIKILSTEENTYLFEYGMVGNDNKQRGTAEKL; this is encoded by the coding sequence ATGAAAAAGATTGTACTTATTGGTGGGTTGCTTTTTTTGGCTGCCTGCAAAGAGCCTGCTAGAGATTGTACCGATTTTAAAACGGGGAAATTTAAGTTTGAAAGCGAGATTGATGGTGTAATGAAAACGACCTTTTTTGAGCGAAATGACAGTATCGAAATTGAAACTTATGAGGGGAAGACGGACACGGCGTCGATCCGATGGGTGAATGATTGTGAATATGTACTGCGCAAATTGCACCCGAAAAGCATGGCGGAAGAAAAGGCGGTCAACATCAAGATTTTATCTACCGAAGAGAACACTTATTTGTTTGAATACGGAATGGTAGGAAATGATAATAAGCAACGGGGAACGGCTGAGAAGCTATAG
- a CDS encoding DUF1572 family protein codes for MEANSIYLESVKKLFLYYKTLGEKAMTQIEPNQLFVQTNEDTNSMATIVKHLSGNMLSRWTNFLTTDGEKEWRQRDAEFENDLTNKEAVLESWDKGWDCLMTTLDGLQQEQLLDIIYIRNEGHTVLEAINRQLAHYSYHVGQMVFYAKELKNSSWDSLSIARNNSENYNTDKFAKAKEIKNFTDAEIKRLDNK; via the coding sequence ATGGAAGCCAATTCAATTTATTTAGAAAGCGTCAAAAAGCTGTTTCTTTATTATAAAACTTTGGGAGAGAAAGCAATGACTCAAATCGAACCCAATCAGCTTTTTGTACAAACGAATGAAGACACAAATAGTATGGCTACGATTGTCAAACACCTTTCGGGGAATATGTTGTCGAGATGGACAAATTTCTTGACTACCGATGGTGAGAAAGAATGGCGTCAGCGTGATGCGGAATTTGAAAATGACCTAACCAATAAAGAAGCGGTTTTGGAATCTTGGGATAAAGGCTGGGACTGTTTAATGACTACTTTGGATGGTTTGCAACAGGAGCAACTTTTGGATATTATCTACATCCGAAACGAAGGCCATACGGTTCTAGAAGCCATCAACCGCCAACTGGCGCATTATTCTTATCATGTGGGACAGATGGTTTTTTATGCTAAAGAATTGAAAAATAGTTCTTGGGATAGCCTATCGATTGCTCGGAATAATTCTGAAAATTATAACACGGATAAATTTGCTAAAGCGAAAGAAATTAAGAACTTTACCGATGCTGAAATAAAGCGTTTGGATAACAAATAA
- a CDS encoding acyl-CoA dehydrogenase: protein MKNAKLQAFIPLFYIVWSDDLLTKKEFFTLQYYIDSQDWLSVEDKIGLLSRITISNPPSRQDLTDWKNTIEQSIQDNPEVKSIFELAVVLSKNDTTVQNLEVSFAKLENDLGILGEEAISNFKTKAKSFTVNQQAEASFDVRKITDLLDGEQAHIINKVKSIISRPEFKLDAAMDIGVYRQKVFDWCTILAKENLGNMAYPKQYGGGGNIADYFAIMETLSYHDLSLVIKFGVQFGLWGMSIQSLGTEKHYAKYLRDIGTLKLPGCFAMTETHHGSNVKGLETTATYHHETQSFTIHTPHPKAQKEYIGNAALHGQMATVFAKLIIEEHDYGVNAFIVPLRDEKGVVLKGITIGDCGPKMGLNGVDNGTIRFDNVLIPKENMLDRFACVNEKGGFQSPIPSDNRRFFTMLGTLVGGRIGIPRSALAAAKTGLTIAIKYSDQRKQFGPEGASEVPILNYRMHQRRLLIPLAKTYAVHFALQYLTKRFLNKSEEQMQEIEALAAGLKSYSTWSTTEILQECREACGGKGYLSENRIDALKNDTEVYTTFEGDNTVLMQLVAKNRLSEFRKSFGEMGSLGIINYVYENAKSAIAEKNPLIIRNTDEAHLLDYEFHLQAFQHREQTILASAAKRIKKLIDTGLEPYDAFNVVQHQLIAVAEAYLDRVVLEQFQIAIAAVEDEKSSAVLTKMCQLFALSQIEKNKGWYLEDDYMESVKTKAIRKMVNQLCWDIRPDAVALVNAFAIPDSCLGALV, encoded by the coding sequence ATGAAAAACGCTAAATTACAAGCATTTATCCCCCTTTTTTATATCGTTTGGTCTGATGATTTATTGACTAAAAAAGAGTTTTTTACTTTACAGTATTATATCGATTCGCAAGATTGGCTTTCGGTAGAGGATAAAATAGGGTTACTTTCCAGAATAACTATTTCAAATCCGCCATCTCGTCAAGACCTTACCGATTGGAAGAATACAATAGAACAATCTATTCAGGATAACCCTGAAGTGAAATCTATTTTTGAACTAGCGGTTGTACTTTCTAAAAATGATACTACGGTTCAAAACTTAGAGGTTTCTTTTGCAAAACTCGAAAATGATTTGGGAATTCTAGGAGAGGAAGCCATTAGTAATTTTAAAACAAAAGCAAAATCTTTTACGGTTAATCAGCAAGCCGAAGCGAGTTTTGATGTCCGAAAAATAACAGATCTATTAGACGGAGAACAAGCGCACATTATAAATAAAGTAAAATCGATAATTTCTAGACCTGAATTTAAGTTAGATGCCGCAATGGATATTGGTGTGTACCGCCAAAAGGTATTTGACTGGTGTACAATTTTAGCTAAGGAAAACCTAGGAAATATGGCTTATCCCAAGCAATATGGCGGCGGCGGAAATATCGCTGATTATTTTGCCATTATGGAAACCCTGAGTTATCATGATTTGAGTTTGGTAATTAAATTTGGTGTACAATTTGGACTTTGGGGAATGAGTATTCAATCCCTTGGGACAGAAAAACATTATGCTAAATATTTAAGAGACATTGGCACACTAAAATTGCCCGGTTGTTTTGCAATGACTGAAACCCATCACGGTTCTAATGTAAAAGGATTGGAAACAACAGCAACCTACCATCACGAAACACAATCCTTTACAATTCATACGCCACACCCAAAAGCACAAAAAGAATATATAGGTAATGCTGCATTGCACGGGCAAATGGCAACCGTTTTTGCTAAATTAATTATTGAAGAACACGATTATGGTGTCAATGCTTTTATCGTTCCCTTGCGTGACGAAAAAGGGGTGGTTCTAAAAGGAATTACGATTGGTGATTGTGGCCCAAAAATGGGATTGAATGGCGTTGATAATGGTACGATTCGTTTTGACAACGTGCTTATTCCAAAAGAAAATATGCTGGATCGTTTTGCATGTGTAAATGAAAAAGGCGGATTTCAAAGCCCGATTCCGAGTGATAACCGACGCTTTTTTACGATGCTAGGTACTTTAGTTGGAGGTCGAATTGGAATTCCGCGTTCGGCTTTGGCTGCAGCCAAAACGGGACTTACCATTGCCATAAAATACAGTGACCAACGCAAACAATTTGGACCCGAAGGAGCTTCAGAAGTTCCTATTTTGAATTACCGCATGCACCAACGACGTTTGTTAATTCCGCTAGCAAAAACCTATGCCGTTCATTTTGCTTTGCAGTATTTGACGAAACGTTTTTTGAATAAATCGGAAGAGCAGATGCAAGAAATCGAAGCCTTAGCAGCAGGATTGAAATCTTATTCCACTTGGAGTACTACGGAAATTTTACAAGAATGTAGGGAAGCCTGTGGTGGAAAAGGATATTTATCAGAAAACCGAATTGATGCTTTGAAAAATGATACCGAAGTATACACCACTTTTGAGGGTGACAATACGGTCTTGATGCAATTAGTGGCTAAAAATCGTTTGTCGGAATTCAGAAAATCATTTGGCGAAATGGGTTCGTTAGGGATTATTAATTATGTATATGAAAATGCTAAATCAGCTATAGCGGAAAAAAATCCGCTCATCATTCGAAATACAGATGAAGCGCATTTGCTAGATTATGAATTTCATTTGCAGGCTTTCCAACACCGAGAACAAACGATTCTAGCTTCTGCTGCCAAACGTATCAAAAAATTAATTGATACTGGTTTAGAGCCTTATGATGCTTTTAATGTTGTGCAACATCAATTGATAGCTGTGGCAGAAGCATATTTAGACCGCGTAGTTTTAGAACAATTTCAAATTGCTATTGCAGCTGTAGAGGATGAAAAAAGCAGTGCAGTATTAACCAAAATGTGTCAACTGTTTGCGCTTTCGCAAATAGAAAAGAACAAAGGTTGGTATCTAGAAGATGATTATATGGAATCAGTGAAAACTAAAGCCATTCGGAAAATGGTTAATCAATTGTGTTGGGATATTAGACCCGATGCTGTGGCTTTGGTAAATGCATTTGCCATTCCTGATTCCTGTTTGGGAGCGTTGGTTTAA
- a CDS encoding pentapeptide repeat-containing protein has translation MEELLHIQKTFEKVIFTGKKVSNREFEDCVFKNCDFANSDFSNNTFMDCEFIDCNLSMMQVVGTNLKTVHFSNCKMMGIQFHTCNDFLFTVEFQDCVLDYSSFSNKKMLKTKFTNTSLKEVAFIGSDLTQSLFDNCNLQGAIFNDTQLKEVNFLTAYNYSIDPEFNPMKKARFSTQGITGLLDKYDIKVL, from the coding sequence ATGGAGGAATTACTACACATCCAAAAAACTTTTGAAAAAGTTATTTTCACAGGCAAAAAAGTCAGCAATCGGGAATTTGAAGACTGCGTTTTCAAAAACTGTGATTTTGCTAATAGCGATTTTTCTAACAACACTTTTATGGATTGCGAGTTCATTGATTGTAATCTATCAATGATGCAAGTCGTAGGAACAAACCTAAAAACCGTTCATTTTAGCAATTGTAAAATGATGGGAATTCAGTTTCATACGTGCAATGATTTCCTATTTACTGTTGAATTTCAAGACTGTGTTTTAGACTATTCTTCTTTTTCTAACAAGAAAATGCTTAAAACTAAATTCACCAATACTTCACTAAAAGAAGTGGCGTTTATAGGCAGTGATTTAACCCAATCTCTATTTGATAATTGTAACCTTCAGGGCGCAATTTTCAATGATACCCAACTTAAAGAAGTCAACTTTCTGACTGCTTATAATTACAGCATTGATCCCGAATTCAATCCTATGAAAAAAGCTCGTTTTTCTACTCAAGGAATTACTGGTTTATTGGACAAGTATGACATTAAGGTTTTGTAG
- a CDS encoding DUF6095 family protein gives MTTNKDVLSRGIKYLSGALPLLFIGPTVIYNAFMNQQNDWHYLVLAIGILFCIAAVFCMFKGLQFIMKSLFND, from the coding sequence ATGACAACAAATAAAGACGTATTATCACGCGGAATCAAATACCTTTCGGGTGCTTTACCGTTATTATTCATAGGTCCAACTGTGATTTATAACGCGTTTATGAATCAGCAGAACGATTGGCATTACTTGGTATTAGCAATTGGCATCTTATTTTGTATTGCAGCGGTATTCTGTATGTTCAAAGGATTACAATTCATCATGAAAAGCTTATTCAACGACTAA
- the murQ gene encoding N-acetylmuramic acid 6-phosphate etherase, whose product MTFTKTTEQSSKYEHLEKMSVTELLANINKEDQTVPLAVEKALPQIETLITQIVTKMKLGGRLFYIGAGTSGRLGVVDASECPPTFGVPFDMVVGIIAGGDAAIRKAVENAEDNATQAWKDLQEFNINTNDVVIGIAASGTTPYVIGGLQTCNENNIITGSISCNAGSPLSHTAQFPIDVVVGPEFVTGSSRMKAGTAQKLVLNMISTATMIQLGKVKGNKMVDMQLSNNKLVDRGIKMIMGEIPVSYEEGGELLRKFGSVRKSIDNWK is encoded by the coding sequence ATGACATTTACAAAAACAACCGAACAATCCTCAAAATACGAACATCTCGAAAAAATGTCTGTAACCGAGTTACTGGCTAATATCAATAAAGAAGACCAAACCGTGCCTTTGGCAGTTGAAAAAGCATTACCCCAAATTGAAACTTTGATCACTCAAATAGTTACCAAAATGAAACTCGGTGGTCGTTTGTTTTATATTGGAGCAGGAACTTCTGGACGATTAGGCGTAGTAGATGCTTCGGAATGTCCTCCTACCTTTGGAGTGCCTTTTGATATGGTCGTTGGAATAATTGCTGGTGGGGATGCAGCCATTCGCAAAGCGGTTGAAAATGCTGAAGACAACGCTACACAAGCTTGGAAAGACTTACAAGAATTCAACATCAATACTAATGACGTCGTAATTGGTATTGCCGCTTCAGGAACAACTCCTTATGTTATTGGAGGTTTACAAACCTGTAACGAAAATAATATTATCACTGGAAGTATCTCGTGCAATGCAGGAAGTCCACTTTCGCATACAGCACAATTTCCGATCGATGTCGTTGTAGGTCCAGAGTTTGTCACCGGTAGCTCTCGCATGAAAGCAGGAACCGCTCAAAAACTAGTTTTAAACATGATTTCGACCGCAACTATGATTCAGTTAGGAAAAGTAAAAGGCAACAAAATGGTCGATATGCAACTGAGCAACAACAAACTAGTAGATCGTGGTATCAAAATGATTATGGGAGAAATTCCCGTAAGTTATGAGGAAGGTGGAGAATTATTACGTAAATTTGGCAGCGTCAGAAAATCCATAGACAACTGGAAATAA
- a CDS encoding ZIP family metal transporter has translation MNYILPLLSVLIGYVIALVIKPKKKSNLKLLLAFSGSFLLALTVMHLLPDVYETHNSSIGIFIMMGILFQIILEFFSKGAEHGHVHGQPNMTHIPWLLFISLCIHAFLEGFPVGHHHDNLAIGIAIHHLPIAIILTTFFINSKLNQKAIFAFMLTFALMTPLGTFVSDYVPVLSNYNTEITAVVIGILFHISSTIIFESSEGHKFNIAKVSMIVLGIVLAYFL, from the coding sequence ATGAATTACATATTACCCTTACTTTCTGTACTCATAGGTTACGTTATTGCCTTGGTTATTAAACCAAAAAAGAAAAGCAACCTCAAGTTATTACTCGCCTTTAGCGGTTCGTTTTTGCTAGCCTTAACCGTAATGCACCTTTTGCCAGATGTCTATGAAACCCACAATAGCAGTATTGGTATTTTCATCATGATGGGTATTTTGTTTCAAATTATCTTAGAATTTTTCTCCAAAGGAGCTGAACACGGACACGTACACGGGCAACCAAATATGACGCACATTCCGTGGTTATTATTTATAAGTCTTTGTATTCATGCCTTTTTAGAAGGATTTCCAGTGGGGCATCATCACGACAATCTCGCCATTGGAATCGCCATTCACCACCTTCCCATTGCCATCATCTTAACAACATTTTTCATCAATTCAAAGCTGAATCAAAAAGCCATTTTTGCCTTCATGCTGACCTTTGCATTAATGACGCCACTAGGAACTTTTGTATCCGATTATGTTCCCGTTTTAAGCAATTACAACACCGAAATCACCGCAGTCGTAATCGGAATCCTATTCCACATTTCGTCGACTATCATCTTTGAAAGCAGCGAAGGACACAAATTCAACATTGCTAAAGTCTCTATGATTGTCCTCGGAATCGTATTGGCTTATTTTCTGTAG
- a CDS encoding methyltransferase domain-containing protein, with protein sequence MSEEQKPLTSNPEQPTPSWFSSWFDTPYYHILYKERNYREAQLFMDNLTHYLNLPEKAKVLDLACGKGRHAIYLNQLGFDVLGADLSENSIIEASKNSNESLHFKVHDMREPFEEKYDAIFNLFTSFGYFENDDDNLTTLKAIQQSLSDYGFAVIDFMNVNQVINGLVPEEVKTVDGIDFHLKRYVADGHIHKEIDFEDNGQKFHYTEKVKALTLQDFQDMMDEAGIYLLDIFGDYKLKKFHKNESERLIMIFK encoded by the coding sequence ATGTCCGAAGAACAGAAACCCCTTACCTCAAATCCAGAACAACCAACACCTTCTTGGTTTAGTTCTTGGTTCGATACTCCGTATTATCATATCCTATATAAAGAACGTAATTATCGTGAAGCACAGCTTTTCATGGATAATTTAACACATTACCTCAATTTACCCGAAAAGGCAAAGGTTTTAGATTTAGCTTGTGGCAAAGGCCGTCATGCTATCTATTTAAACCAATTGGGTTTTGATGTTCTTGGCGCCGATTTGTCCGAAAACAGTATAATCGAAGCTTCAAAAAACAGTAACGAAAGCCTACATTTCAAGGTACATGACATGCGGGAACCTTTTGAAGAAAAATACGATGCTATTTTTAATTTGTTCACCAGTTTTGGCTATTTCGAAAATGATGATGACAATTTAACTACACTAAAAGCCATTCAACAGAGTTTATCTGATTACGGTTTTGCAGTTATCGACTTCATGAATGTTAACCAAGTCATCAACGGATTGGTTCCCGAAGAAGTAAAAACCGTGGACGGAATCGATTTTCACCTAAAGCGCTACGTTGCCGACGGTCACATCCATAAAGAAATTGATTTTGAGGACAATGGACAAAAATTCCATTATACCGAAAAAGTAAAAGCACTGACGCTACAAGATTTTCAAGACATGATGGACGAAGCTGGAATCTATCTTTTAGATATTTTTGGAGACTACAAACTCAAAAAATTTCATAAAAATGAAAGCGAACGACTAATCATGATTTTTAAATAG